A window of the Scleropages formosus chromosome 21, fSclFor1.1, whole genome shotgun sequence genome harbors these coding sequences:
- the ppig gene encoding peptidyl-prolyl cis-trans isomerase G isoform X2, translating to MGVKVQRPRCFFDIGINNVFVGRVVVELFSDVCPKTCENFRCLCTGEKGIGKGTQKPLHYKGCLFHRIVKDFMIQGGDFSEGNGRGGESIYGGFFEDESFSVKHNKEFLLSMANRGKDTNGSQFFITTKPTPHLDGVHVVFGQVISGQDVIKVIESQKTDASSRPYAEVKVLNCGELIPKSKAKKEEKKKRRSSSSDSDSDSESSSDSSSESGDSEKESKKRKKKQKKESKKRKKEKKEKKGGKSNEEDSAEEKSEVQPVSSVRPDEIPPIPENKFLMRRSPQLQQKEDDVKEKDKRKEKPRDSIALNSHPSSYRRLLVTRSGRKIKGRGPRRYRTPSRSRSRSRDRFRRSETPPHWRQEMQRAQRMRAPSGERWIKGDKSDLMETKNEAVKPPARGREPKPSDSKHDPSDSPSKNKEEKEKRGHSHRSSSKDKETQKNTEKEDKHSKHKTKKKAKSRSRSKSKEKAGKSRSRERDHKRSKGSEKKARSRSRDRNDAKGKEKIDDSGSKEHNKPAESEKDDKKGRNGEKARMKSRSKERESNRERHRRSGSRSRERAKRASSRDRDRERERGRDREHSRGREREHSRSRDQQRHRDREDRRRGRSRSRERRRSPDQSNNRDSRRSRRSRSRSKSTDKNHSQNKDGSSHLQKVKDGKEGEEPRKKRRSKSRDSSGNSESEAERGGRSKDNRSSGSKSPGSKKRESSRQAKEKEKQSPSTDRNQQSKSQERERKQSKEKKYNSSPSTDDSN from the exons ATGGGGGTGAAAGTACAGCGCCCTCGTTGCTTTTTTGACATCGGCATCAACAACGTGTTTG TGGGGAGAGTTGTTGTTGAGCTTTTCTCTGACGTGTGCCCTAAAACGTGTGAAAATTTCCGCTGCCTCTGTACAG GTGAAAAAGGAATTGGAAAAGGTACACAGAAACCCCTGCATTATAAGGGATGCTTGTTTCATAGAATTGTGAAGGATTTTATGATTCAAGGTGGAGACTTCAGTGAAG GCAATGGTAGAGGTGGTGAATCCATCTACGGAGGGTTTTTTGAAG atGAAAGTTTTTCGGTCAAACACAACAAGGAGTTCCTCTTGTCTATGGCAAACAGAGGTAAAGATACCAATGGGTCACAGTTCTTCAT AACAACAAAGCCCACACCACATTTAGATGG CGTCCATGTGGTCTTTGGTCAGGTGATCTCAGGTCAGGATGTGATTAAAGTTATTGAAAGTCAGAAGACGGATGCCAGCAGTAGACCATATGCAGAAGTAAAAGTTCTGAATTGTGGAGAGCTTATTCCAAAATCtaaag caaaaaaagaagaaaagaaaaaacgtaGGTCTTCCTCCAGCGACAGTGACAGCGATTCTGAGTCTTCATCAGATTCCTCCTCTGAGTCTGGAGATTCTGAGAAAGAGTCCAAGAAAcggaagaaaaagcaaaagaaggagtccaagaaaaggaagaaggaaaagaaagaaaagaaaggggggaaaag CAATGAGGAGGACAGTGCTGAGGAGAAGAGTGAAGTCCAGCCAGTCTCCTCAGTGAGACCAGATGAGATCCCCCCTATTCCAGAAAACAAGTTTCTTATGAGGAGAAGCCCACAGCTTCAGCAGAAAGAGGATGATGTGAAAGAAAAGGATaagagaaaagagaaaccaAGAGACAG catAGCATTAAATTCTCATCCATCATCATATCGGAGGTTACTTGTGACAAGATCTGGAAGGAAGATTAAAGGTAGAGGGCCAAGA CGCTATCGAACGCCATCCCGCTCTAGGTCCAGGTCAAGGGACAGGTTTCGGCGGAGTGAAACTCCTCCACACTGGCGCCAGGAAATGCAGCGAGCTCAGAGGATGAGGGCTCCTAGTGGAGAACGCTGGATCAAAGGAGACAA GAGTGACTTAATGGAGACTAAAAATGAAGCGGTAAAGCCCCCAGCAAGAGGCAGGGAGCCAAAACCCTCAGATAGCAAACATGATCCCTCAGACAGTCCGAGCAAAAAcaaagaggagaaagaaaagagaggTCACTCTCACAGGTCTTCAAGCAAAGATAAGGAGacccaaaaaaacacagagaaggaGGACAAACACAGCAAGCACAAGACCAAGAAAAAAGCCAAATCTAGAAGCCGTAGCAAAAGTAAGGAGAAGGCTGGGAAGTCTAGAAGCAGAGAACGGGATCACAAGCGCAGTAAAGGTAGCGAGAAGAAGGCTCGATCAAGAAGTAGGGATAGAAATGATgcaaaaggaaaagagaaaatagaTGATTCAGGATCAAAAGAACATAATAAACCTGCTGAGTCTGAAAAAGATGACAAGAAAGGCAGAAATGGGGAGAAGGCAAGAATGAAGTCTAGAAGCAAGGAGCGGGAATCAAACAGGGAACGGCACCGCAGGTCTGGTAGCAGGAGCCGAGAGCGAGCCAAGCGGGCATCATCCCGGGACAGAGATCGTGAGCGAGAACGGGGAAGGGACAGAGAACACAGCAGAGGAAGAGAGCGAGAGCACAGCAGGAGCCGGGACCAACAGCGTCACCGTGACCGAGAGGACAGGAGGCGAGGCAGGTCCcggagcagagagaggaggagaagcccTGATCAGAGCAATAACAGGGACTCCAGGAGGAGCCGGCGTTCCCGAAGCAGGAGCAAGAGCACTGACAAAAACCACAGCCAGAACAAGGATGGCTCTTCTCATCTACAGAAGGTCAAGGATGGCAAGGAGGGTGAGGAGCCTCGCAAGAAGAGGAGGTCCAAGAGTCGAGACAGCAGCGGCAACTCTGAGAGCGAAGCAGAGCGTGGGGGCAGAAGCAAGGACAACCGCAGCTCAGGGAGCAAGAGCCCTGGATCCAAGAAGAGAGAGAGTAGCAGGCAGgccaaggagaaggagaaacaaTCACCCAGTACTGACAGAAATCAGCAGTCAAAGAGCcaggaaagagagaggaaacagagcaaagagaaaaaatataattccaGCCCAAGTACAGATGACAGTAATTag
- the ppig gene encoding peptidyl-prolyl cis-trans isomerase G isoform X1 — MLKYEYYVLGQNINLLSRHLVYFRKRKIKTMGVKVQRPRCFFDIGINNVFVGRVVVELFSDVCPKTCENFRCLCTGEKGIGKGTQKPLHYKGCLFHRIVKDFMIQGGDFSEGNGRGGESIYGGFFEDESFSVKHNKEFLLSMANRGKDTNGSQFFITTKPTPHLDGVHVVFGQVISGQDVIKVIESQKTDASSRPYAEVKVLNCGELIPKSKAKKEEKKKRRSSSSDSDSDSESSSDSSSESGDSEKESKKRKKKQKKESKKRKKEKKEKKGGKSNEEDSAEEKSEVQPVSSVRPDEIPPIPENKFLMRRSPQLQQKEDDVKEKDKRKEKPRDSIALNSHPSSYRRLLVTRSGRKIKGRGPRRYRTPSRSRSRSRDRFRRSETPPHWRQEMQRAQRMRAPSGERWIKGDKSDLMETKNEAVKPPARGREPKPSDSKHDPSDSPSKNKEEKEKRGHSHRSSSKDKETQKNTEKEDKHSKHKTKKKAKSRSRSKSKEKAGKSRSRERDHKRSKGSEKKARSRSRDRNDAKGKEKIDDSGSKEHNKPAESEKDDKKGRNGEKARMKSRSKERESNRERHRRSGSRSRERAKRASSRDRDRERERGRDREHSRGREREHSRSRDQQRHRDREDRRRGRSRSRERRRSPDQSNNRDSRRSRRSRSRSKSTDKNHSQNKDGSSHLQKVKDGKEGEEPRKKRRSKSRDSSGNSESEAERGGRSKDNRSSGSKSPGSKKRESSRQAKEKEKQSPSTDRNQQSKSQERERKQSKEKKYNSSPSTDDSN, encoded by the exons ATGTTAAAGTATGAATATTATGTTTTGGGACAAAATATAAATCTGTTGTCTCGTCATTTGGTTTATTTTAGGAAGAGGAAGATCAAGACCATGGGGGTGAAAGTACAGCGCCCTCGTTGCTTTTTTGACATCGGCATCAACAACGTGTTTG TGGGGAGAGTTGTTGTTGAGCTTTTCTCTGACGTGTGCCCTAAAACGTGTGAAAATTTCCGCTGCCTCTGTACAG GTGAAAAAGGAATTGGAAAAGGTACACAGAAACCCCTGCATTATAAGGGATGCTTGTTTCATAGAATTGTGAAGGATTTTATGATTCAAGGTGGAGACTTCAGTGAAG GCAATGGTAGAGGTGGTGAATCCATCTACGGAGGGTTTTTTGAAG atGAAAGTTTTTCGGTCAAACACAACAAGGAGTTCCTCTTGTCTATGGCAAACAGAGGTAAAGATACCAATGGGTCACAGTTCTTCAT AACAACAAAGCCCACACCACATTTAGATGG CGTCCATGTGGTCTTTGGTCAGGTGATCTCAGGTCAGGATGTGATTAAAGTTATTGAAAGTCAGAAGACGGATGCCAGCAGTAGACCATATGCAGAAGTAAAAGTTCTGAATTGTGGAGAGCTTATTCCAAAATCtaaag caaaaaaagaagaaaagaaaaaacgtaGGTCTTCCTCCAGCGACAGTGACAGCGATTCTGAGTCTTCATCAGATTCCTCCTCTGAGTCTGGAGATTCTGAGAAAGAGTCCAAGAAAcggaagaaaaagcaaaagaaggagtccaagaaaaggaagaaggaaaagaaagaaaagaaaggggggaaaag CAATGAGGAGGACAGTGCTGAGGAGAAGAGTGAAGTCCAGCCAGTCTCCTCAGTGAGACCAGATGAGATCCCCCCTATTCCAGAAAACAAGTTTCTTATGAGGAGAAGCCCACAGCTTCAGCAGAAAGAGGATGATGTGAAAGAAAAGGATaagagaaaagagaaaccaAGAGACAG catAGCATTAAATTCTCATCCATCATCATATCGGAGGTTACTTGTGACAAGATCTGGAAGGAAGATTAAAGGTAGAGGGCCAAGA CGCTATCGAACGCCATCCCGCTCTAGGTCCAGGTCAAGGGACAGGTTTCGGCGGAGTGAAACTCCTCCACACTGGCGCCAGGAAATGCAGCGAGCTCAGAGGATGAGGGCTCCTAGTGGAGAACGCTGGATCAAAGGAGACAA GAGTGACTTAATGGAGACTAAAAATGAAGCGGTAAAGCCCCCAGCAAGAGGCAGGGAGCCAAAACCCTCAGATAGCAAACATGATCCCTCAGACAGTCCGAGCAAAAAcaaagaggagaaagaaaagagaggTCACTCTCACAGGTCTTCAAGCAAAGATAAGGAGacccaaaaaaacacagagaaggaGGACAAACACAGCAAGCACAAGACCAAGAAAAAAGCCAAATCTAGAAGCCGTAGCAAAAGTAAGGAGAAGGCTGGGAAGTCTAGAAGCAGAGAACGGGATCACAAGCGCAGTAAAGGTAGCGAGAAGAAGGCTCGATCAAGAAGTAGGGATAGAAATGATgcaaaaggaaaagagaaaatagaTGATTCAGGATCAAAAGAACATAATAAACCTGCTGAGTCTGAAAAAGATGACAAGAAAGGCAGAAATGGGGAGAAGGCAAGAATGAAGTCTAGAAGCAAGGAGCGGGAATCAAACAGGGAACGGCACCGCAGGTCTGGTAGCAGGAGCCGAGAGCGAGCCAAGCGGGCATCATCCCGGGACAGAGATCGTGAGCGAGAACGGGGAAGGGACAGAGAACACAGCAGAGGAAGAGAGCGAGAGCACAGCAGGAGCCGGGACCAACAGCGTCACCGTGACCGAGAGGACAGGAGGCGAGGCAGGTCCcggagcagagagaggaggagaagcccTGATCAGAGCAATAACAGGGACTCCAGGAGGAGCCGGCGTTCCCGAAGCAGGAGCAAGAGCACTGACAAAAACCACAGCCAGAACAAGGATGGCTCTTCTCATCTACAGAAGGTCAAGGATGGCAAGGAGGGTGAGGAGCCTCGCAAGAAGAGGAGGTCCAAGAGTCGAGACAGCAGCGGCAACTCTGAGAGCGAAGCAGAGCGTGGGGGCAGAAGCAAGGACAACCGCAGCTCAGGGAGCAAGAGCCCTGGATCCAAGAAGAGAGAGAGTAGCAGGCAGgccaaggagaaggagaaacaaTCACCCAGTACTGACAGAAATCAGCAGTCAAAGAGCcaggaaagagagaggaaacagagcaaagagaaaaaatataattccaGCCCAAGTACAGATGACAGTAATTag
- the LOC108920221 gene encoding kelch-like protein 41b, translated as MDQKSLKEDLRMFQSTLLQDGLKDLLHENRLVDCILKVGDRSFPCHRLIMAACSPYFRDLFSSEDGQQVESSKEVVLEDVDATAMDTVVNYLYSAEMDLTDENVQDIFAVANRFQIPSVFTACVNYLQRKLSLANCLAIFRLGLVTSCPRLAMAARDYIADRFEIVTKSDEFLELAPHELFVIIGGDVLNVEKEEVVFESLMKWVRSNKEKRVKTLGDAFEYIRFRLLPEKYFKEKVEKDDIIKADSELMKKVQIIKDAFAGKLPEKEKKKVDSTEGVVNGEAEQEEGKLPGYLNNNRRLGMYARDLILMINDTAAVAYDPNENECFLAAMAEQIPRNHVSVTTKDNQLYILGGLFVDEENKDVPLQCYFYQMDNITAEWIALPAMPSPRCLFGMGECGKLLFAVAGRDLQTNESIDSVMCYDIEKMKWNETKKLPLRIHGHAVVSQNDLVYCIGGKTDDDKSINKMFAYNHKKSEWRELASMKTARSMFGAVIHKGKIVVTGGVNEDGLTAASEVYDFGTNKWEPFTEFPQERSSISLVSSGGNLYAVGGYTMVQTEDKECVPTEVTDVWQYEEDKKQWSGMLREMRYASGSSCVSMRLNVAKMPQL; from the exons ATGGATCAGAAAAGCCTGAAGGAAGACCTGCGCATGTTCCAGAGCACCCTGCTTCAGGATGGCCTCAAGGACCTCTTACATGAGAACAGATTGGTGGACTGCATACTCAAGGTGGGGGACCGCAGCTTTCCCTGCCATAGGCTGATCATGGCTGCATGCAGTCCATACTTCCGAGATCTTTTCTCCTCTGAGGACGGCCAGCAAGTGGAAAGCAGCAAGGAAGTGGTCCTTGAGGATGTAGATGCTACAGCCATGGACACAGTTGTTAATTACCTCTATTCGGCAGAAATGGATCTCACAGATGAGAACGTACAGGACATTTTTGCTGTGGCAAACCGCTTCCAGATCCCCTCAGTTTTCACAGCCTGTGTGAACTACCTACAGAGGAAGCTATCCTTGGCTAACTGCCTAGCAATTTTCAGACTGGGACTGGTCACCAGCTGCCCTCGACTGGCAATGGCTGCACGAGACTACATTGCTGACCGTTTCGAGATTGTTACTAAGAGCGACGAATTCCTTGAGCTGGCTCCCCATGAACTCTTTGTCATTATTGGTGGAGATGTCCTCAATGTCGAAAAAGAAGAAGTGGTGTTTGAGTCACTCATGAAGTGGGTTAGAAGCAACAAAGAGAAGAGAGTCAAGACCCTGGGCGATGCCTTTGAATATATCCGTTTCCGTCTCCTGCCAGAGAAATACTTCAAGGAGAAGGTAGAGAAGGATGACATTATTAAAGCAGACTCTGAGCTCATGAAGAAAGTTCAGATCATTAAAGATGCCTTTGCCGGGAAACTTCctgagaaggagaaaaagaaggtAGACTCTACAGAGGGGGTGGTAAATGGGGAAGCAGAACAGGAGGAAGGCAAGTTGCCTGGTTATCTAAATAATAACCGCAGACTTGGTATGTATGCCCGGGACCTGATCCTAATGATCAATGATACGGCAGCCGTGGCCTACGACCCCAATGAGAATGAGTGCTTCCTAGCTGCCATGGCAGAGCAGATCCCACGCAACCATGTCAGCGTAACGACCAAGGACAACCAGCTCTACATCCTTGGGGGCTTGTTTGTGGATGAGGAGAACAAGGATGTCCCTTTACAGTGCTACTTCTACCAG ATGGACAACATAACAGCTGAATGGATTGCTCTCCCTGCAATGCCGTCACCCCGATGTCTTTTTGGGATGGGAGAATGTGGAAAGCTACTCTTTGCTGTGGCAGGAAGAGACCTGCAAACCAATGAGTCCATTGATTCCGTGATGTGTTATGACATAGA GAAAATGAAGTGGAACGAGACGAAAAAACTGCCACTTCGGATTCACGGCCATGCTGTGGTGTCCCAGAATGACCTGGTGTACTGCATCGGAGGCAAGACAGATGATGA CAAATCCATCAACAAGATGTTTGCATACAACCATAAAAAATCTGAATGGAGGGAGCTGGCTTCCATGAAAACCGCAAGATCAATGTTTGGAGCTGTGATACATAAAGGAAAAATCGTGGTGACAGGTGGAGTTAACGAAGATGGTCTTACAGCTGCATCAGAAGTCTACGACTTTGGAACCAACAA GTGGGAGCCTTTCACAGAGTTTCCTCAGGAGAGGAGTTCTATCAGTCTGGTTAGCAGCGGTGGGAACCTCTATGCAGTTGGCGGCTACACCATGGTCCAGACGGAGGATAAAGAATGCGTTCCCACTGAAGTAACTGATGTCTGGCA GTACGAAGAGGACAAGAAGCAGTGGAGCGGGATGCTCCGGGAGATGCGCTATGCCTCTGGTTCATCTTGTGTCTCAATGCGCCTGAACGTGGCTAAGATGCCACAGCTGTAA